One Vicinamibacteria bacterium genomic window carries:
- a CDS encoding HXXEE domain-containing protein, translated as MRTLSQSLFLCLILAQAAHSIEEYYFRLYDVLAPARFISGLVSSNLALGFAIANGALVLFGLWCYLARVRKGHASGRGWAWFWAILEGVNGANHLMLAVGSRGYFPGAATAPLLLGLSLWLGWTLSRADPPSS; from the coding sequence ATGAGGACCCTGAGCCAGAGTCTCTTCCTGTGCCTGATCCTCGCGCAGGCCGCGCATTCGATCGAGGAGTACTACTTCCGTCTTTACGACGTGCTGGCCCCGGCGCGTTTCATCAGCGGACTAGTCAGCAGCAACCTGGCCCTTGGGTTCGCCATCGCCAACGGGGCCCTCGTCTTGTTCGGGCTTTGGTGCTACCTGGCACGCGTGCGCAAGGGGCACGCATCTGGGCGTGGCTGGGCGTGGTTCTGGGCCATTCTTGAAGGCGTCAATGGGGCCAACCACCTCATGCTGGCCGTGGGCTCTCGGGGCTACTTCCCCGGCGCCGCAACCGCTCCCCTCTTACTCGGCCTCTCGCTATGGCTCGGATGGACTCTCTCGCGGGCTGACCCGCCCAGCTCATAG
- the hutH gene encoding histidine ammonia-lyase, which produces MSSSPHPGPVVLDGGALNLQALEAVARQGRTVTLDGKAREGVARARSVVDEAVARGTVVYGITTGFGNFADVVIPADRLRELQLNLVRSHAAGVGDPLDEAETRALMVLRANVLAKGFSGIRPETLDLLIEMINRRIHPLIPSQGSVGASGDLAPLAHLALALIGEGSCIHRGHLHPSMEALGAAGLRPVVLEAKEGLALINGTQLMTAVGGLALAETIRLVCTADVAGALTLDALKGTDVAFDPRIHAARPHPGQGTAARNLRKLLAGSSIRESHRDCGKVQDAYSLRCIPQVHGAARDALAYVTSTFLVELNAATDNPMVFAETGDMLSGGNFHGEPVAIAADVLSIAVAELGAISERRTERLVNPALSDLPAFLARDGGLQSGFMIAHVTAAALAAENKTLAHPASVDSIPTSANKEDHVSMGVGAARKAARVVANTRRILAVELLAACEALEFHKPLRTSPPLEAAYRLVRERVPPHDRDRSLSPEIEAVADLVRTGAIAEAAGKVCGVLE; this is translated from the coding sequence ATGAGCTCCTCCCCGCATCCCGGGCCCGTGGTTCTGGACGGCGGGGCCTTGAACCTCCAGGCCCTCGAAGCCGTGGCCCGACAGGGGCGCACGGTGACCCTCGACGGGAAGGCCCGGGAGGGCGTGGCCCGCGCCCGCTCGGTGGTGGATGAGGCGGTGGCCCGCGGCACCGTGGTTTACGGTATCACCACCGGCTTCGGGAACTTCGCGGACGTGGTAATCCCGGCCGATCGGCTGCGGGAGCTGCAGCTCAACCTGGTCCGCAGCCATGCCGCGGGCGTGGGCGATCCCCTCGACGAGGCGGAGACGCGGGCCCTCATGGTCCTGCGCGCCAACGTTTTGGCCAAGGGCTTTAGCGGCATCCGCCCGGAGACCCTGGACCTCCTCATCGAGATGATCAACCGCCGCATCCACCCTCTGATCCCGTCCCAGGGCTCGGTGGGCGCGAGCGGCGACCTGGCGCCGCTCGCCCATCTCGCCCTCGCCCTCATCGGCGAGGGCTCCTGCATCCACCGGGGCCACCTTCACCCGAGCATGGAGGCGCTGGGGGCGGCCGGCCTCCGCCCCGTCGTCCTCGAGGCCAAGGAAGGCCTCGCTCTCATCAACGGCACCCAGCTCATGACCGCGGTGGGCGGATTGGCTCTGGCCGAGACCATCCGCCTCGTCTGCACCGCGGACGTGGCCGGGGCCCTGACCTTGGACGCCCTCAAGGGGACGGACGTGGCCTTCGATCCCCGGATCCACGCCGCCCGCCCCCATCCCGGCCAGGGTACCGCGGCCCGAAACTTGAGGAAGCTTCTCGCGGGTAGCTCGATCCGCGAATCGCATCGGGACTGCGGCAAGGTCCAGGACGCCTATTCCCTGCGCTGCATCCCCCAGGTGCACGGCGCCGCCCGCGACGCCCTGGCCTACGTGACCAGCACCTTCCTGGTCGAGCTGAACGCGGCCACCGACAACCCCATGGTCTTCGCGGAGACGGGCGATATGCTCTCCGGCGGCAATTTCCACGGCGAGCCGGTGGCAATCGCCGCGGACGTACTCTCGATCGCGGTGGCGGAACTCGGGGCCATCAGCGAGCGGCGGACGGAGCGGCTCGTCAACCCCGCCCTCTCCGACCTTCCCGCCTTCCTGGCCCGCGATGGCGGGCTCCAGTCGGGTTTCATGATCGCCCACGTCACCGCCGCCGCCCTGGCCGCGGAGAACAAGACCCTCGCCCACCCCGCGAGCGTGGACTCGATCCCCACTTCGGCCAACAAGGAAGACCACGTGTCCATGGGCGTGGGCGCGGCCCGCAAGGCGGCGCGCGTAGTCGCCAACACGCGCCGCATCCTGGCGGTGGAGCTCCTAGCTGCCTGCGAAGCCCTCGAGTTTCACAAGCCCCTGCGGACGTCGCCCCCCCTGGAAGCCGCCTACCGCCTCGTGCGCGAGCGCGTCCCTCCCCATGATCGGGACCGCTCGCTCTCCCCGGAGATAGAGGCGGTGGCAGACCTGGTGCGCACCGGCGCCATCGCCGAGGCCGCGGGGAAGGTATGCGGTGTCCTGGAGTGA
- the hutU gene encoding urocanate hydratase has protein sequence MRAPRGSTLSCKSWQQEAALRMLMNNLDPEVAERPGDLVVYGGIGKAARNWACFDAIVACLKELGNDETLLVQSGKPVGVFRTHPDAPRVLISNSMLVPAWATWETFYELDRKGLMMYGQMTAGSWIYIGTQGILQGTYETFAEAARQHFGGSLAGRLVLTAGLGGMGGAQPLAATMNQGVMIAVEVDRQRIERRLQTGYLDETTESLEEALARAQAARREGRALSIGLLGNAADIMPELARRGVVPDLLTDQTSAHDPLNGYVPNRMGYEEALRLRRDEPTRYMAEARRSMAEHVRAMLDLKRQGAVVFDYGNNIRAEAKKAGVAEAFDFPGFVPAYIRPLFCEGKGPFRWVVLSGDPADLAATDEAVLRTFPQDQALHRWITLARERVKFQGLPARICWLGYGERARMGKVFNDLVRSGAVTAPIVIGRDHLDAGSVASPNRETEGMKDGSDAVADWPILNALLNAVAGATWVSVHHGGGVGMGYSIHAGMVVVADGTPEAAVRLQRVLTTDPGTGVMRHVDAGYERAAAVARERGLRIPFLDQAR, from the coding sequence ATCCGCGCCCCGCGGGGTAGCACCCTGTCCTGCAAGTCCTGGCAGCAGGAGGCGGCCCTCCGCATGCTCATGAACAACCTCGACCCCGAGGTCGCCGAGCGACCCGGAGATCTCGTGGTCTACGGCGGGATCGGCAAGGCCGCGCGCAACTGGGCCTGCTTCGACGCCATCGTCGCCTGCCTAAAGGAGCTCGGCAACGACGAGACGCTGCTCGTCCAGTCCGGCAAGCCGGTGGGTGTCTTCCGCACGCACCCCGATGCGCCCCGGGTCCTCATCTCCAACTCCATGCTGGTCCCGGCCTGGGCGACCTGGGAGACCTTCTACGAACTGGACCGGAAGGGTCTCATGATGTACGGCCAGATGACGGCCGGCTCTTGGATCTACATCGGCACCCAGGGAATCCTGCAAGGCACCTACGAGACGTTTGCGGAGGCGGCCCGCCAGCACTTCGGGGGCTCGCTCGCGGGGCGCTTGGTCCTGACCGCGGGCCTGGGAGGGATGGGGGGGGCCCAGCCCCTCGCCGCCACCATGAACCAGGGCGTGATGATCGCGGTCGAGGTGGACCGCCAGCGGATCGAGCGCCGCCTTCAGACCGGCTACCTCGACGAGACGACGGAGAGCCTGGAGGAGGCCCTCGCCCGCGCCCAGGCCGCCCGTCGGGAGGGCCGGGCGCTCTCCATCGGCCTCCTGGGCAACGCCGCCGACATCATGCCGGAGTTGGCGCGGCGGGGAGTGGTGCCCGATCTCCTCACCGACCAGACGAGCGCCCACGATCCCCTGAACGGCTATGTCCCCAACCGGATGGGCTACGAGGAGGCCCTGCGCCTCCGCCGGGACGAGCCCACCCGCTACATGGCGGAGGCGCGCCGGAGCATGGCCGAGCACGTGCGGGCCATGCTGGACCTGAAGCGGCAGGGGGCGGTGGTCTTCGACTACGGCAACAACATTCGGGCGGAGGCCAAGAAAGCGGGGGTCGCGGAGGCTTTCGACTTCCCGGGCTTCGTGCCTGCCTACATCCGGCCCCTCTTCTGCGAGGGTAAGGGGCCGTTCCGTTGGGTCGTGCTCTCCGGAGATCCCGCCGACCTCGCCGCCACCGATGAAGCAGTCCTGCGCACCTTCCCCCAGGACCAGGCCCTCCACCGCTGGATTACCCTCGCTCGCGAGCGGGTCAAGTTCCAGGGCTTGCCCGCCCGCATCTGCTGGCTCGGCTACGGTGAGCGGGCCCGGATGGGGAAGGTCTTCAACGACCTGGTGCGCTCGGGCGCGGTGACGGCCCCCATCGTGATCGGTCGCGACCACCTGGACGCGGGCTCCGTGGCCTCGCCCAACCGGGAAACGGAGGGCATGAAGGACGGCTCCGACGCGGTGGCCGACTGGCCCATCCTCAACGCGCTCTTGAACGCGGTCGCGGGCGCCACCTGGGTCTCCGTCCACCACGGGGGCGGCGTGGGCATGGGCTACTCCATCCACGCGGGGATGGTGGTGGTGGCGGACGGTACCCCCGAAGCCGCGGTCCGGCTGCAGAGGGTGCTCACCACCGACCCCGGCACGGGCGTGATGCGCCACGTGGATGCCGGCTACGAGCGCGCGGCCGCGGTCGCTCGCGAGCGCGGGCTCCGCATTCCGTTCCTCGATCAGGCCCGTTGA
- a CDS encoding adenylosuccinate synthase — MPNIVIAGAQWGDEGKGKLVDLLTDKVQVVARYNGGHNAGHTVIVEGEKFVLHLIPSGVLHPGIFCVMGNGMVIDPWALEVEIAELRGRGVTVDENLLISDRAHLVLPHHRALELLSEELRGPRRIGTTNRGIGPAYEDKAGRRGICMGDLLRPAALPAKLAEARRHFELVFRGAGRSPEVDWDRLVLDLTGFGDRLRARIGDASLALQRELANGYSILFEGAQATLLDLDLGTYPFVTSSSAGAGGAATGLGIPPTRIDAVLGIAKAYTTRVGTGPLPTEIGGPREEEIRARGKEYGATTGRPRRCGWFDAVIVRYATRVNGFDAIALTKLDVLDHLAEIPVCTAYKWEGENLHELPSDMAVLEGCAPVYETLPGWQAPTAGLREFGLLPENARRYVDRLAELVGAEIGIVSTGPDRRDTVLRSTSAIASWFE; from the coding sequence ATGCCCAACATCGTGATCGCCGGCGCCCAGTGGGGCGACGAGGGCAAGGGGAAGCTCGTTGACCTCCTGACGGACAAGGTCCAGGTCGTGGCCCGCTACAACGGGGGCCACAACGCCGGCCACACCGTCATCGTCGAGGGCGAGAAATTCGTCCTTCATCTCATCCCCTCCGGCGTCCTCCATCCCGGCATCTTCTGCGTGATGGGCAACGGGATGGTGATCGATCCCTGGGCTCTAGAGGTGGAGATCGCCGAGCTGCGCGGGCGGGGCGTGACCGTGGACGAGAACCTGCTCATCTCCGATCGGGCCCACCTGGTCCTGCCTCACCACCGAGCCCTGGAGCTGCTCTCCGAGGAGCTGCGGGGACCCCGAAGGATCGGCACCACCAACCGGGGGATCGGGCCCGCTTACGAGGACAAGGCGGGGCGCCGCGGGATCTGCATGGGAGATCTCTTGCGTCCGGCGGCGCTGCCGGCCAAGCTCGCGGAGGCCCGCCGCCACTTCGAGCTCGTCTTCCGCGGCGCCGGGCGCTCGCCCGAGGTGGACTGGGATCGGCTCGTCCTGGACCTCACGGGCTTCGGAGATCGCTTGCGCGCGCGGATCGGCGATGCGTCTTTGGCACTGCAGCGGGAGTTGGCCAACGGCTATTCGATCCTCTTCGAAGGGGCGCAGGCCACCCTCCTCGACCTCGACCTGGGCACCTACCCCTTCGTGACCTCCTCGTCGGCGGGGGCGGGGGGCGCGGCCACGGGCCTGGGGATCCCCCCCACGCGCATCGACGCTGTCCTCGGTATCGCCAAGGCCTATACCACCCGCGTGGGCACGGGCCCCCTGCCCACGGAAATCGGAGGCCCGCGGGAGGAGGAGATTCGCGCCCGCGGGAAGGAGTACGGGGCCACCACAGGCCGCCCGCGCCGCTGCGGCTGGTTCGACGCCGTGATCGTTCGCTACGCCACGCGTGTCAACGGCTTTGACGCCATCGCTCTCACCAAGCTGGACGTGCTGGACCATCTGGCCGAAATCCCGGTCTGCACTGCCTACAAATGGGAGGGAGAGAACCTGCACGAGCTACCCTCGGACATGGCGGTGCTCGAAGGCTGCGCCCCCGTCTACGAGACCCTCCCCGGCTGGCAGGCGCCTACCGCCGGCCTCCGGGAGTTCGGCCTTCTGCCCGAGAACGCACGGCGTTATGTAGACCGCCTCGCGGAACTGGTGGGGGCCGAAATCGGTATCGTCTCCACCGGCCCTGATCGCCGAGACACCGTCCTCCGATCGACGAGTGCGATCGCTTCCTGGTTCGAGTAG